A single region of the Salvelinus sp. IW2-2015 linkage group LG20, ASM291031v2, whole genome shotgun sequence genome encodes:
- the LOC111980648 gene encoding peroxisomal membrane protein PMP34-like: MSTREFRFAEVFSYESLVHAMAGAVGSVTAMTVFFPLDTARLRLQVDEKRKARSTPAILSEIVKEEGLLAPYRGWLPVICSLCCSNFVYFYCFHSLRASWLRGHKSTPSRDLLMGTAAG; encoded by the exons ATGAGCACTCGAGAATTTCGATTTGCTGAAGTTTTCTCGTACGAAAGCTTGGTACATGCAATGGCAGGAGCAGTG GGGAGTGTGACAGCAATGACCGTTTTCTTCCCACTTGACACTGCAAGACTACGGCTGCAAG TGGATGAGAAGAGGAAAGCCAGGTCCACTCCTGCCATTCTGTCAGAGATTGTCAAGGAAGAGGGGTT GCTGGCGCCCTACAGGGGCTGGCTCCCAGTGATCTGCAGTCTCTGCTGCTCCAACTTCGTCTACTTCTACTGCTTCCACAGCCTGAGAGCCAGCTGGCTCCGGGGACACAAGTCAACTCCAAGCAGAGACCTGCTAATGGGCACTgctgcag gTTAG